Genomic DNA from Paenibacillus sp. KS-LC4:
TCCGCTATATGGTTGGAAGCCATTACCGCCTGCTCCGCCCCTCCGGACAGCTCCCTCGAGGCCGCTTCGACCTCCATTGCATTATGATTAATAGCCAGCATCAGCTGCCGCAAATTATGCTTCATTTTGTTGAAATCCAAAGCCATCGCCCCGATTTCATCCTTCTGTCGCAGCACAATGTCGGCTCCAGTCAAATCGCCTTCAGCAATTTCCCGCGCCGCCTGAGCCACCCGCTGTACAGGACGGGCAATTATATGTCCAATAAGCAAGGCCAGCGCGATACCAAGAACCATAGCGACGATGATTGTGGTTAAAATGATCGTCTGCACCTCTCCTACCTGCTTCGTTAGGGATGCCTTTCCTTCATTTAACTTATTCGTCTGATATTCCTCCAGCTCGCTAGCTGCACTCAAAAAACGCTCTGCGATTGGCACGCCCTTTGTTTCCAGCAAAAAGGATACCTGATCCATATCATCTTGTTGTTTGGCTGCAATAAACTCCAGCGTTGCCGCATGATAATCTACTTCCAGCTGCTTGAGCTCCTTCGTTAATTCAATCGTCGTTTGCGTCGTAATCGCGGCCTCCAATTGCTTTAATGTATCGGCAAATGCTACGCGAGCCGCTTCATATTTATCTAACTGGGATGAGCTTCCGGTAATTAAATGACCCCTTATGTAGCTGAATTCACTCATCGTTAATTCCTTAAGCTTATTGACCCAAATAATTTTCTGAACGCGATCACTTAGCAAATCCTGATAAGACTGATTAAGAGAAGTAAGCTGGAACCAGCTTACTCCACCAACAGTTAAAGTAAGCAATAGTACAATGGCAAATCCTGAAATCAGTTTTTTTCT
This window encodes:
- a CDS encoding methyl-accepting chemotaxis protein, encoding MDIRKKLISGFAIVLLLTLTVGGVSWFQLTSLNQSYQDLLSDRVQKIIWVNKLKELTMSEFSYIRGHLITGSSSQLDKYEAARVAFADTLKQLEAAITTQTTIELTKELKQLEVDYHAATLEFIAAKQQDDMDQVSFLLETKGVPIAERFLSAASELEEYQTNKLNEGKASLTKQVGEVQTIILTTIIVAMVLGIALALLIGHIIARPVQRVAQAAREIAEGDLTGADIVLRQKDEIGAMALDFNKMKHNLRQLMLAINHNAMEVEAASRELSGGAEQAVMASNHIAESVQEVSEASDQQSASIHENKQAIEESAISIQRIADSASVTSESSELALRQAERGSALLGETIDQMKQLNLTIDQSAAVIYELGEQSRAIEEITQFIREIANQTNLLSLNASIEAARAGEGGRGFAVVAGEVKKLAEQTGEASDKIAVSIHAMVDKVNGAVASMQKGSGEVETSTNYMNQTGEAFKQVYAAIRTVTSQVQEVSASAEELAASTEQQLATEEQLVVLAKNISGSSQSVAAVCEEQLASMEEISASAEALSEMANVLRGEIQRFTFEKEQA